Genomic segment of Chitinivibrionales bacterium:
ATTGTAAAAATAATCTGCCGTCCTCTTGCAGTCAGCCGGGAACCTGGAGCTATTCTGGATGGATTTGATGGTGATGGAAAAAAATCGCCTCCTAAAAAAAACTTCCCTTCCTTGTCAGTAGAAGCCTCCAATCCGGCATCTCGGAGCTCAATCGACGCACCAATCACAGGTATGGAATCATTGTCCAGAACTTTACCGGACAAATTAAAATTTCCTGCAAAAACAGGACAAGAGATTGAAAGAATTGCAATAAAAAGTAGTAGCATAACAAGATTGAATCGGCGTTATACTAACATAATATATAATGGCATGACCATTTACAAGGAGAGGTATGGGATAAAACCGTCAGATACAGAAACATCAGAACTAATCAACGCATTACCGATCAGAAGATTCCATCGGCAAGTGCCCGAATTTCCTTATCATTCAATACTTTGCCGTAAATCTTGATATCATCGAGCAGGCCTCGGAATGGTGAGCCGTGCAATTCACTTTGACCCAGTGTTAAGAAAACTTCACCCGGATCATCATCGGCATGAATTCCTTCAGATGATTTGATGCCATTCACATAAATTTCTGAAAGCCCCGATGTCATATTCCAGGTACAGGCAATATGATTCCATATATTGGTGGCAAGTATTGTTGTATCCAGAAGGTAATCGGTTTCATGAGCAAAAAGCTCATTGGATATTCTGCCCTTTCTGAGCGATATTTCAAACATGCTGGCGGTTGATGATATTATCCGGGCTTGTGATTGCCCGGTATCCGCTATATTTATCCAGAAACTCAGGGTCCCCTGTTGCGGCGGTGACATTTTTTTACTTATCGTTATTTTATCGGAATTATCCTTAAATTTCAGAGATCCATTTATTTTCCCGTCGGCCGGTTCAGTTCCTTCTCTATGACCATCATAGCCGTTTCCACTGTTATCAGCACATGAATCTCCGTCGATTTCATCCAGCGGCCAATGGGCAACCAGATTTTCACAAATGTCAAACATTGTAATTACCTGCCCGGAATTTTTCTGTACGTTCAGAATTGTATTTGCCGAGAGCGTATCCGAAACTGTGTATCCGAGAATATTGACGGCAAAATCGCCGTGGGGAAACAACGGATGAACAACAGAATTAACCGACGAAAACGAAACTGTTCCTTCAAGGCCATAGATACGCATATGGCCCGAGTTGATAGCTTTATTTTCCACAGTATCCAGTTTAACATTCAGAGTACCCGGTGGTTGAAGCTCAAAGGGGCCGGTCCAGATCGATTCGACCACCAGAGGAATTGTCTGTGCAAAAATCAGCGAATCGATGCCAATAATGGAAACCATCATGCGCCGGTCAAAAGGAACATCAACAGAAAAAAATCCGGTGGAATCGGTAACGGTCGCAAAGCAGTCATCACTTTCGCACAACACGGATGAATTTACTTTTGGCAAACAGGAGATCGGCCGGATCTGCACCGATGCACCGGCTGCGGGCTGCCCGTTTTCGGTGTCGGCAATACCGGCAACCGTAATACCGTTTGTCGTTTCAGTTCCGCCGCCGTCAGCAGTGGGTGATGATGACGAACAATGAAGATGCAGTATGCATGCGAGTGCCGACAATAGAAAGATTAAATGCATTTTTATATTATTCATTGTCCACCTCGCTGTTCAGGCGGTCTATTACCGGAAAAAGCTGTATATTGCACTGATAGATTCTGTCGGGCGTATGCTCATTGGTCGCCATTTCCAGGAGCTCTTTTCGCAACTGCTTTATTTTTGCGCGGATCTCGGGAAATTGTTTTTCCGCAATACTCAATGTCAATGTCGAGATATCCCGGTCTTCTTTGGGGCATGTATCAAGCGAATCTTTTGCCAGATCCATGGTCGAACGCTGATATGTATGTATTGTCAGCGAATGCCAGGCTTCCCCGGTCGAAACAACCGAATCCACCCTTGTATAGACACCACTCGGGCTTTTTGCAATCAACCCCAGCTCTAAAAGAAGATCAAGTGATTCTCTCATCTCGTTTATGGAAATTTTTGGCGTTATAAGCCTGGCGCATTCCTTGATATTATTGTCGGCAACAAAGAAAACCTCGACAAGCTCACGAACTACCGGATTGTACCATTGTGAGAAATATTTATAGACCCGTGGATCGATCAGCTTTTTCTCTTTGCGGTGAAACGCCACCAGCTTTTTGAAATACAGATCTTTTTCGCCATGTTTTTTCGCCTGATTATAATATACCAGATTGCGGAAGTATTCGGTATCAGTTTTTGAAAGTTTAAATGCCCCGGCAAAAGGCTCCACCATTTTTGGAGATATATTCCGTGCGCCATTGAATATCTGGGTAATATGCCCGGGAGATTTCAGGCCGACCTTCGCAATAAGATACTTATAATTGAATTGTTTATTCCGGGAATGGATATCATCGTAGCAATCGCGCAGAAAAGCACGGTAATCGAGATAGTCGCGGACTGAAATTGTGGTAAAGGGCTTTTTCATTTTGTTTCTGCAGAATTCAAAATTTAAATATATATTATTGATATATTATAATAAAAATAATGAATTGTTTCAACCATTTTATGTAAAATATCAGCGATAATCAAAAATGTTTTATCTTACTGATTTATATTGAATTACAAAAAATTGTCTCGAATTTAATACCTTTTTTGCCTAAAAATAAGTAAATAAATAATAGTATTTATCATTGAATTTAGTTATATTTCATCATTAAAAGGCAAAATGGTTCATTTTTCAAAATTTCTGGGAGGGGATATCTATGAAATATAGCTGTTGGAAGTCAAATTCAAGCATTTATAAATGCGCTTGCATTATAATGCTCATTACTATTGCAGCAATTTCTGCATCACCTGTCATCACCGGCCAACTCAAGAAATGGCATAAAATAACAATCACTTTCGACGGTCCCCAGACAAGTGAAACTGCTGATCCGAATCCATTCCTTGATTACCGGCTCAAGGTTACATTCACTAATGGATTAAAAACATACACGATCCCGGGCTATTTTGCCGCTGATGGCGATGCTGCAAATACAGGAGCATCATCGGGAAATAAATGGCGGGTCCATTTCGCGCCGGATGAAACCGGTACCTGGAACTATACCGTTTCTTTCAGGCAGGGAACGAATATTGCGGTCACCAGCGATGCCGGAACAGCGGTAACACCACTCGATGGCGAAACCGGATCTTTTACTATTGCAGCTACAGACAAAACCGGACGAGATAACCGTGGAAAGGGAAGGCTTCAGTATGTTGGTGAACATTACCTTCGGTGGGCTGAGACTGGTGATTACTTTGTGAAAGGGGGAGCCGATGCTCCTGAGAATTTTCTTGCCTATGAGGATTTTGATAACACACCCGACAACGGTAACCGCCGCAAGAGCTGGTCCTATCATGTTCAGGATTGGAATAGCGGCGATCCCACCTGGAACAGCGGCAAAGGCAAAGGTATAATCGGCGCAATCAACTATCTCGCATCAAAAGGTATGAATGTTTTCTCATTTCTTACTATGAATATTACCGGAGATGACAAAAATGTTTTTCCGTATATTTCAGATAACTCAAGCGATTTCACCCGATTCGACTGCTCCAAACTTGATCAATGGGAAACCGTATTCGAGCATGCCGATAAAAAGGGCATGTACCTTCATTTCAAAACCCAGGAAACGGAAAACGATCAACTCCTTAACAACGGAAACATCGGCATTGAACGTAAAATTTATTATCGCGAACTGATAGCCCGTTTCGGACATCACCTGGCACTCAATTGGAACCTTGGAGAGGAAAATACTCAGACTCATCAGCAACGAAGAGATATGGCTCAATATTTCTACGATAACGACCCGTATCATCATAATATTGTTATCCATACCTATCCGGGTGATCACGATAATGTTTATTCCGAACTTATCGGATCAAAATCAAAATTGACCGGCGCATCGATACAGACCGGCTGGAGCAATGTGCATAATGCCACGAAAACCTGGGTCACCGCCTCAGCCAATGCCGGCAAGAAGTGGATTGTTGCCAATGATGAGCAGGGTAGTGCAAGTACGGGAGTACCGCCCGATTTAGGTTACCGGAATCCGGACAATAACAACGAAGAATACATTGGCGTCAATGATCGAGGTGACAATATTTCGGTAACATCAGATGATATCCGTCACAAAACGCTCTGGGGTAATCTTATGGCCGGCGGAGCGGGCGTGGAATATTATTTCGGATATCGCCTGCCGCAGAGCGACCTGACATGCCAGGATTATCGCAGTCGCGATAAAATGTGGGACTACACGCGACACGCCCTTGAATTCTTTCAAAATCATTTGCCGTTCGAGCTGATGCACTGCAATGATAATTTAACATCGGCCGGTAATGATTATTGCTTTGCATTGGAAGGAGAAATTTATGCGATTTATCTTCCCGGTGGAGGCAGTACCAATCTTGACCTGACGTCATATTCCAGCACTTTTGATGTTGAATGGTATGATCCACGGAATGGCGGTAATTTACAGAGCGGTATAGCGATCGATGGTGGTGCTTCAGTTTCAATCGGTACACCACCCAGTAATACAAGTAAAGACTGGGTTGCGCTCGTTACCGTTGCGGGTGGTCTCTCCGGCATTCGGGCTGTAATCTCCGCGACTCCCATCTCCGGCGATGCCCCGCTGACCGTTTCATTCGATGGCTCCCAGTCGACCGGTGACAATCTCTCCTATTCCTGGAATTTCGGGGATCAATCAAGCAGCAGCAACACTGCTACCGACACAACTGTAGAACATACCTACCAGTCAACCGGGCAGTATACCGCTACCCTCACGGTCGCCGATGGAACCGTTTCGAGAACATCATCGGTAAATATCAGCGTTATCGGCTTCAGAGCAGCGGATGATCCTTCACCGGCAGTAAATGGCCTCGACTATAGTTATTATGAAGGTACCTGGACTATGCTTCCGGACTTCGGTACACTTACAGCTGCAAACTCCGGTACCATGAACAGTTTTGATATATCATCATTCATTTCATTGAATTATGGTGTGGTTTTCACCGGCTATGTCGACGTTCCTCAGGATGGCGAGTATACATTCACCACAAGCTCCAATGACGGCACCAAGCTCTATATCGGCGACAGCCTGATAGTGGATAATGACGGCACCCATGTGTCCCAGGAGGCCTCTGGATCGATCGGCCTGAAAACAGGCAAACATGCGATCATAGTCGAATATTTCCAGGCTGGTGGAACCCAGGTGCTCGATGTTTACTACGACGGTCCCGGAACGGGTGGAAAAATTGCCATTCCCGATAATGCATTGTTCAGAAGTGACGAAGCTACGGCCTTAAACCCATTTTCGTTTTCCCTTGAAAACAACAAAAATAATGAAAACATCATACTCTATGATATCCGCGGGAAAAAAATAACCAGCGGTAACGCAAAAATTCTTCTCCGCCATGGGACGATACCGCAGGGTATCTATTTTATGAAAGATGGTATCCAAAAGAGAATTATCGCGAAATAAATAGAAGAAGGGGAATTGATAATCACGCGGTTCTCCCGAGGTGCAATCGGGAACGATTCTGATGAAGGATAGAGTAATCGGTAAATATTTCCATTATCCATCGAATATTTACATATGGCATAATGCTTGTCATTCTTATATGTAAACACATCACCTTCGTAAGGGGTGATGATTTTTCATCACTTCCCATACTGTTCATCTCTCATGATCATTATTGCCGCATTAGAAAAATATGAGGGAACTCGCTCCCCCATCAAATTATAACCGGTTCCCGACAAACCGGATTTGAGAGGTAAACCATAAAAATTGACGCCAACAACTATCCTGTATTCATTACCTCTTTCAGCAGCCCCCGACATTACCGAAACGCTCCCTCTTTTAAGCGGTGTCGTAATGAGCGTCTCGTATGTTTTGTGAGCTATATAGGTAGCACCTTCTGGTGTAGGATGGACGCCGTCACGAAGCCAAGTGTCGGTATGACCGATAAAAAGGGTATAAATATCGATAAGGGGCAAATCTCTCTGCTCAGCGATTTCCGATATTGCCGGCACGATAGCGGTATCGATAACCGCTTTTTGCAAACCCCACTGATCCGAAGCGATTGGCGGGGGTACCATAAGGATTATCTGAGGGCTGCTCTCTATAGTTAAAAAAGTGTCAATGAGAGCATTGTAATCACCGGTAAATTCGCTTCCGTACTCCCAGTTTACCGATTTGCTGTCGTTGGTACCGAGCAGCATCAGAATGGTATCGGGCCTGAAAGCGAAAACAGAATCGAACCAGGGGGATTCCCCGTAGGGATAATCGCTTTTTTTAAGGGCCGCCCGCATGCTGTGACCGCAATTTTTAACCCTGTAATTATCACCGAGGAAAACCTGAAGCTGTGATGGCCATTTCTGATTATACGACAGGCCACTTCCTGCGGTAATGCTGTTGCCCACACAGGCGATACGGTTTTGTCCTGCCGCAATGGTAAAAATACTCAGGACAAGTAAATTAACTGCCGTAGCACAGCTGAGCAATGTTCCACCAATCCGTCGCATAATATTAAATATAGAAAAGGGCAGAGGCAAAAACAGCAGAAACAGACCAAAGATTATCCGGTCCCGCAGCCCAGCCGTTTCTTCTCGGATCTGCAACCCCACCTATTTCTTTGCCGACCACTCCCGCAAGGTGCCGCACCCCTGCTGCAAAAGCCCAGTGGGAATTATAGGTTTTAAGGGCAAATCCTTTATACAGGAAACCGAGTTCCACCGGGCCGACCTTTGCTCCGAACGACCTTTCGATAGACTGTGTCACTGCTAAACCAGATTCGTAATCGACTACCCGTATTCTTACTCCTTCTTCCTCAGGTTTTTCACTGTCGCTCTTTCGATAATCTTTCCACCGATCTCAACAGCACGCATTCTCGATCTCTTCTCCATGGACCGTGTGTTGACAAGATAGTTGAAAATCAGATACATGGCCTCACGCATGTTGAAACTGAAACTCGTTAAACTGTTATGGAGGGATTCACGAGTATCGTCAAAACTGATAACCGAGACATCCCCCGGTATTCTGAATTCCCGTTCTTTGAGAAACTGAAGAGCAGTGAGCGCGACCGTATCATTTGCTGCAACCCACGCGGTAATACCCGGTTCTTTAAGTACACATTCGAAAAGTTTGTATATCTGCCGGTTAAATTCGGCCCGGGGAAGCAGGTTTTCGGGGAATACCTGTTCGAACCAGGGATCGAGCATATCCGCATAATGTGAAGGTACATCTTTACGCCACCGGGTATAGGAATCCATAAGCTTTGCATATTCTATCTGACTATGGACCGTTCCATGGTAAAGAGAATCGATGAATGGCGGATTATCATAACTGAAAAGTGCTACGCAATTATTGCGCCCGGCAGTTATATATATTTCATCGATGGCTTTATACCGTTCTTTGGACCACTGCGCCTGATGATAAGGGGAAATGTAGGCTATCCTTGTATGTCCGGCATCGAGCAAATAGCGTGCGACAAGATTTCCGCATTGCCCCGACGTTGCAGCAGTAAACATCTGGACATTCTTTTTCTGCAGAAAACGGGGCAACTGCCAACCACCCACAATGTCCAGAATCGCTACCGGCTTTTTTAAATGGGAAATTGCTCTGAATACCCGGTCATAGGCCTCATCAGGAGGATAATACACCAATACAATATATCCCAGCACCGAATCATCATCGGTAAAAGAACATTCCTCCTGGCGGTTGTTGACTGTCACATAGCGATCCCCTTCCTTAAGCTGCAGAATATGATCGAGCCTGATCTGTGCTGCTGCACACTCAGCCTCGAGGTAGCGTACAAAATCCTCACTGAACGAACTGATGGTAAGACGTCGATATTTCAGAGAAATTGTACTGAATACGATACGCTTGTTTGCCTGCTGTTCCCCTACCCGGGTAACTGCATAGGTCTTATTGTACCGAAATAAAAATCCTTCCTCCCGAAGTGATTCCAATGCTTTTTTCAGGGTAACAAAAGAGATATGATAACTGTTCCGTAATTCTTTTAAGGTTGGCAGTGGTTTATTGGTTCCATATACACCGGTTAGGATGGCATGCTTGATATTAGCCGCGGCCTGCTCCCATACAGCAATATTTTTCTGTGGTGGATCACACATATCGGTAAACTCATTTATAATTTTTTTCGCACGCTCTGAGGTCAAAGTGACCGGCTTCAGTTTTCTGGCATATGAATTCTCAATTATTCCCCTTTGCTTTAATATCTGAATCGCGTTCCACATCGTCTGCAATGAAACACCGGCATCACGGGCCAGTTCCTTAATTGTCGGCATAGCCGCGCGCCACTCACCATTTCTTAGTGCATAGCAGACATACAAAACCGCTTTTTGTGTTGCAGAACCGGGTTTCTTTTTCATGACATTACTTGACAACGCATTCTATTCTAA
This window contains:
- a CDS encoding TIGR02147 family protein encodes the protein MKKPFTTISVRDYLDYRAFLRDCYDDIHSRNKQFNYKYLIAKVGLKSPGHITQIFNGARNISPKMVEPFAGAFKLSKTDTEYFRNLVYYNQAKKHGEKDLYFKKLVAFHRKEKKLIDPRVYKYFSQWYNPVVRELVEVFFVADNNIKECARLITPKISINEMRESLDLLLELGLIAKSPSGVYTRVDSVVSTGEAWHSLTIHTYQRSTMDLAKDSLDTCPKEDRDISTLTLSIAEKQFPEIRAKIKQLRKELLEMATNEHTPDRIYQCNIQLFPVIDRLNSEVDNE
- a CDS encoding GntR family transcriptional regulator, with the protein product MKKKPGSATQKAVLYVCYALRNGEWRAAMPTIKELARDAGVSLQTMWNAIQILKQRGIIENSYARKLKPVTLTSERAKKIINEFTDMCDPPQKNIAVWEQAAANIKHAILTGVYGTNKPLPTLKELRNSYHISFVTLKKALESLREEGFLFRYNKTYAVTRVGEQQANKRIVFSTISLKYRRLTISSFSEDFVRYLEAECAAAQIRLDHILQLKEGDRYVTVNNRQEECSFTDDDSVLGYIVLVYYPPDEAYDRVFRAISHLKKPVAILDIVGGWQLPRFLQKKNVQMFTAATSGQCGNLVARYLLDAGHTRIAYISPYHQAQWSKERYKAIDEIYITAGRNNCVALFSYDNPPFIDSLYHGTVHSQIEYAKLMDSYTRWRKDVPSHYADMLDPWFEQVFPENLLPRAEFNRQIYKLFECVLKEPGITAWVAANDTVALTALQFLKEREFRIPGDVSVISFDDTRESLHNSLTSFSFNMREAMYLIFNYLVNTRSMEKRSRMRAVEIGGKIIERATVKNLRKKE
- a CDS encoding DUF5060 domain-containing protein gives rise to the protein MLITIAAISASPVITGQLKKWHKITITFDGPQTSETADPNPFLDYRLKVTFTNGLKTYTIPGYFAADGDAANTGASSGNKWRVHFAPDETGTWNYTVSFRQGTNIAVTSDAGTAVTPLDGETGSFTIAATDKTGRDNRGKGRLQYVGEHYLRWAETGDYFVKGGADAPENFLAYEDFDNTPDNGNRRKSWSYHVQDWNSGDPTWNSGKGKGIIGAINYLASKGMNVFSFLTMNITGDDKNVFPYISDNSSDFTRFDCSKLDQWETVFEHADKKGMYLHFKTQETENDQLLNNGNIGIERKIYYRELIARFGHHLALNWNLGEENTQTHQQRRDMAQYFYDNDPYHHNIVIHTYPGDHDNVYSELIGSKSKLTGASIQTGWSNVHNATKTWVTASANAGKKWIVANDEQGSASTGVPPDLGYRNPDNNNEEYIGVNDRGDNISVTSDDIRHKTLWGNLMAGGAGVEYYFGYRLPQSDLTCQDYRSRDKMWDYTRHALEFFQNHLPFELMHCNDNLTSAGNDYCFALEGEIYAIYLPGGGSTNLDLTSYSSTFDVEWYDPRNGGNLQSGIAIDGGASVSIGTPPSNTSKDWVALVTVAGGLSGIRAVISATPISGDAPLTVSFDGSQSTGDNLSYSWNFGDQSSSSNTATDTTVEHTYQSTGQYTATLTVADGTVSRTSSVNISVIGFRAADDPSPAVNGLDYSYYEGTWTMLPDFGTLTAANSGTMNSFDISSFISLNYGVVFTGYVDVPQDGEYTFTTSSNDGTKLYIGDSLIVDNDGTHVSQEASGSIGLKTGKHAIIVEYFQAGGTQVLDVYYDGPGTGGKIAIPDNALFRSDEATALNPFSFSLENNKNNENIILYDIRGKKITSGNAKILLRHGTIPQGIYFMKDGIQKRIIAK
- a CDS encoding sialate O-acetylesterase, yielding MRRIGGTLLSCATAVNLLVLSIFTIAAGQNRIACVGNSITAGSGLSYNQKWPSQLQVFLGDNYRVKNCGHSMRAALKKSDYPYGESPWFDSVFAFRPDTILMLLGTNDSKSVNWEYGSEFTGDYNALIDTFLTIESSPQIILMVPPPIASDQWGLQKAVIDTAIVPAISEIAEQRDLPLIDIYTLFIGHTDTWLRDGVHPTPEGATYIAHKTYETLITTPLKRGSVSVMSGAAERGNEYRIVVGVNFYGLPLKSGLSGTGYNLMGERVPSYFSNAAIMIMRDEQYGK